From one Lotus japonicus ecotype B-129 chromosome 3, LjGifu_v1.2 genomic stretch:
- the LOC130744321 gene encoding uncharacterized protein LOC130744321 — protein MDTDQYGTWAELFRIHADSQKVLHHIKPSTRKAPPTPVTDDEKELWNTLDKKVLQWIYSTISIDLLTTILVPGSTAMGAWNDLRDIFQDHLNARAVTLEQEFSTTRMDNFPNVSAYCQRLKTLSDQLKNVGAPVNNHHLVLHLISGLSNAYRGVPTLILQSNPLPIFNQARSMLTLEESGMAKMVSHSSHAAMHTSQPSHFDDSSQNSNRCSNNCSRSRGNQGRSGGRGHRGGSRPTGPPSAPNAPPP, from the coding sequence ATGGACACGGATCAGTATGGCACTTGGGCAGAATTGTTCCGCATTCATGCAGACTCCCAGAAGGTTCTTCATCATATTAAACCTTCCACGAGGAAGGCACCACCGACTCCGGTCACCGACGATGAGAAGGAATTATGGAACACTCTTGACAAAAAGGTTCTTCAATGGATTTACTCCACTATTTCCATTGACCTTTTGACCACCATTCTTGTACCTGGTTCAACTGCTATGGGAGCCTGGAATGATTTGAGAGACATTTTCCAGGACCATCTGAATGCTCGTGCTGTAACTCTTGAGCAAGAATTTTCTACTACTCGCATGGATAACTTTCCCAATGTCTCTGCCTATTGCCAGCGTCTCAAGACGCTCTCTGACCAGTTGAAGAATGTTGGCGCTCCTGTCAACAATCACCATCTCGTTCTTCACTTGATTTCTGGTCTTTCTAATGCTTATCGTGGTGTTCCTACCCTGATTCTGCAGAGCAATCCTCTTCCTATTTTCAACCAGGCTCGCTCCATGCTCACATTGGAAGAATCCGGTATGGCGAAGATGGTGAGCCATAGCTCTCATGCTGCCATGCACACGTCCCAGCCGAGTCATTTTGATGATTCCTCGCAGAATAGCAACCGTTGCTCCAACAACTGCTCTCGTTCCCGTGGAAATCAGGGTCGTAGCGGAGGACGCGGTCACCGTGGTGGTTCTCGCCCTACTGGTCCCCCAAGTGCTCCCAATGCCCCTCCACCGTGA